One window of the Nocardia huaxiensis genome contains the following:
- a CDS encoding response regulator transcription factor: MRILVADDDPVVREVVRRYLERDGLTVVETADGPATAEVLARNEIALAILDVMMPAPDGIELCRQVRSGPHADMPIILLTALGEEDDRVIGLQSGADDYVTKPFSPRELALRVASVLRRARPAPAVEEVLRGDDVELRKAARAVLVAGTPVELTAREFDLLAFLLAHQRRVFSRTELLAEVWGWSFGDLSTVTVHIKRLRAKLGAAHRIETVWGRGYAWGRVESTTGDDGAD; the protein is encoded by the coding sequence ATGCGCATTCTGGTGGCCGATGACGATCCGGTGGTCCGCGAGGTGGTGCGCCGGTATCTGGAGCGGGACGGGTTGACCGTGGTGGAGACCGCGGACGGGCCCGCGACGGCGGAAGTGCTGGCGCGCAATGAGATCGCGCTGGCGATCCTGGATGTGATGATGCCCGCGCCGGACGGGATCGAACTGTGCCGGCAGGTGCGGTCGGGGCCACACGCGGATATGCCGATCATTCTGCTCACGGCGCTCGGCGAGGAGGACGATCGGGTCATCGGATTGCAGTCGGGGGCCGACGATTACGTGACCAAGCCGTTCAGCCCACGGGAACTGGCCCTGCGGGTGGCGTCGGTGCTGCGGCGGGCCCGGCCCGCACCCGCCGTGGAGGAGGTGCTGCGCGGCGATGACGTGGAATTGCGGAAGGCGGCACGTGCGGTGCTGGTCGCGGGAACACCGGTGGAGTTGACGGCGCGCGAATTCGATCTGCTCGCCTTCCTGCTCGCGCACCAGCGGCGGGTGTTCAGCCGCACCGAACTGCTGGCCGAGGTGTGGGGGTGGAGTTTCGGGGATCTGTCCACGGTGACCGTGCACATCAAGCGGTTGCGCGCCAAACTGGGCGCGGCCCACCGGATCGAAACCGTCTGGGGGCGCGGGTACGCCTGGGGCCGAGTGGAGTCCACGACGGGAGACGACGGTGCCGACTGA
- a CDS encoding sensor histidine kinase, which yields MPTDTTGLVGYALAGSVPVVLVGALLLRYTRGRAMTTSMAVLVLIPTLATLAGVVAVSGLMFGDEFERTAVVLAVVTAVTVPAAILLGREQARATVWERQMRDKERAAEQSRRELVAWVSHDLRTPLAGIRAMAEALADGVVDQPRDVKRYADGIVRDTHRLSAMVDDLFEMSKINSGALRLELEPLDLRELVDEVLAANQPTALRARITLTAQQPENRIMVAGNDRALGRVLTNLVVNAIAHTPPGGRIDISSGITDGHAWARVDDTGPGVAAKDLPRIFEVAYRGSSARSPGAAELGSSSGMGLAIAAGLIAAHSGDIRVENHTAGARFEITLPLPPAQQVSA from the coding sequence GTGCCGACTGACACCACCGGGCTGGTCGGGTACGCGCTGGCGGGATCGGTGCCGGTGGTGCTGGTCGGCGCGCTGCTGCTGCGCTACACCCGCGGCCGGGCCATGACCACGAGTATGGCTGTGCTGGTATTGATTCCGACGCTGGCGACGCTGGCCGGGGTGGTCGCGGTGAGCGGTCTCATGTTCGGCGACGAATTCGAGCGCACCGCCGTCGTGCTGGCGGTGGTGACCGCGGTGACGGTGCCCGCCGCGATCCTGCTCGGTCGCGAACAGGCGCGGGCCACGGTGTGGGAGCGGCAGATGCGCGACAAGGAGCGCGCCGCCGAACAATCCCGGCGCGAACTGGTGGCCTGGGTGAGCCACGACCTGCGCACTCCCCTGGCCGGCATTCGCGCCATGGCGGAGGCGCTCGCGGACGGGGTGGTGGATCAGCCCCGGGATGTGAAGCGGTACGCGGATGGCATTGTGCGCGATACGCATCGGCTCTCGGCCATGGTGGACGACCTCTTCGAGATGTCGAAGATCAACTCCGGCGCGTTGCGGCTGGAACTGGAACCACTGGATCTGCGCGAACTCGTCGACGAGGTGCTCGCCGCCAACCAGCCCACCGCCCTGCGCGCCCGCATCACCCTCACCGCCCAGCAGCCCGAGAATCGAATCATGGTGGCGGGCAATGACCGTGCCCTCGGCCGAGTCCTCACCAACCTGGTCGTCAACGCCATCGCCCACACCCCGCCGGGCGGCCGCATCGACATCTCCTCCGGAATCACCGACGGCCACGCCTGGGCCCGCGTCGACGACACCGGACCCGGCGTCGCCGCCAAGGACCTCCCCCGCATCTTCGAAGTCGCCTACCGCGGCAGCTCGGCCCGCTCCCCCGGCGCGGCCGAGCTGGGCAGCAGCAGCGGCATGGGCCTGGCCATCGCCGCCGGGCTGATCGCAGCCCACAGCGGCGACATCCGCGTCGAGAACCACACCGCGGGAGCACGATTCGAAATCACCCTGCCGCTGCCGCCTGCTCAGCAG